The Acanthopagrus latus isolate v.2019 chromosome 11, fAcaLat1.1, whole genome shotgun sequence genome segment TAAAGACATTTGACACCAGACTCTGTTAATGTCCCTCCACTGACCTGACTGCTGATAGATGATCTCCGTTGTGACGTCATCTCCACAGCAGAGACTGACTGACGGCGAGGTGTACCCCTGTCCCCCTGAAGCTTCATCTGTGATGCTGGAGGAgattatacaaacacacacacacgacactcagaaaaacaaaactaaaagaacAGTTGTAGTAAAAGTGTGAGCAGCTGACGGAGCTTACAGGCTGGGTCAGACACAGCGGTGTGCGATGATTTGCGCGACGAGGCCGAGGGTGTCCGGCTGTGGTTGAAGCGCTCTAGAGCCTCCTTCAGGCTGGACGTGTTAAGCTGGGACTCAGAGCCTGAATCCTGGGACTGCTGTGAGGTGGAGGGAAAGACAATGCAGTCGCTGTCCCCTCTGTAAACCATCGTCACAGAATACTGAGCCATCATTTCACAATTAATGCTGGACAGATGTCTCACCTTGTCTACTGTGATATCAGGTTGTGATTCTTCAATTCCAAGTTCTCTGCGCTGCTCTGCTCTTACTTCAGCATAACTGTAGAGCAGAGGCAGTGATtaatatatacttatatataacATTGTGGTTAAAGTTACAGATGTGGCACGGATGCATTTTTCAACTCTTGGAATGTAAATATCATCCGTTAATTCTTCCATGTACCTTACAACAGTGTGGGTGCAGACAATGAACTCTGGCCTTGAGTTCCACTGGTGGTAGGTGATGTAGTAGTGGGTCTGAAGCCAAATCCACTGCTGCCCTTTGGTGAGGAATCTGTAGTAGCAGGACTTTCCTTTGCCATATTGCATTACTGCAGATGGACACGGAGGCAGAGCAAAGTGACATTCAGTATCTGACAGCTAAAAGAAAGCTGACAGTCATAGATCAGCTCAAATTAAAGGGTAATTCTgccaatttaaaacatttaagtgTGTATACAGGTCCTTTGGAGTCTTACTGTTTATGTGgcaaagtagtataaagccaTTTGTGGCTCCTGAGGAAGACAGCATGATCatagttttaaaacaaatgatccaaATCAATACATGtgaaccagagatatcacatTTATGTTCCATGAATGGTTCTTCCTTTTTATAATCTTGTGCCAACATAACTCACAttgcaacttagccactgactGCCAACACTAGAGACAATTTATCCAGTGGCAGTTCTAGACCAATTTTAATAGGGGGGCCGGGTTGGGGCTGGCTTTTTTGTTAGGGGGCACATACAACCcggaaaaaaagacaaatccctcattcagacaaaacagcgcttacaatttcaacaattttaattgggtagtaaactgctgaaACACTTCATTTCCGCCTTtcccttcagtacaaaatcattgcaagAAGAGTTACGGGGACACTGGCCCGTATTGCCCCCCCAGAACCGCCCCTGAATTTATCAGACTATGttgcttcctctggagccacaaaaggctttatactactttttccacatatgcagttgGACTccccccaagacctgtaaacacactttgatgtgcattaatggtggagttaccctttactGTAGTCTGAATGAAATGTACTCACAGTGTTCGTGGCATTTGGCCAGAGTCTCCAGGTCGTCTACGTGGTAATAGTCATAGCCTGAAGTACCCAGGACCTCAAACGGGAGATAACCTATAATGGGTGGAGCTCTGAACAAATAAAGAGTACATTACTTACAAATACATTACTGAGATAAGTCAGTGATTGACCTCTGGACGGCCAGTGTTAATGTACTCATACTGTCCTATGAAGGTCATCACAAAAGGTCATTTAGGGGCCAATAATCAAGTTCAAAGATTCATGTTTAACTTGTCCCCATGCTCTTTCCATCAAACCACATTCACACTCAACATACAAAGCTTTTAAAGTAACTTAatgcaggtgtgttttgactAGTTTTTCCATGTCGTGAGTACCAAACAGCTAGACTGCTCTCACATCTCCAGaccaagaaagaaagaaagacgcACTGTTGCCTTTTATTTCTAGTCCAGCTCAGAAGGAATAAACataatgtcacacacactgcgATTCACTCACTGAAGTGACTGTTCATGATGTCACCCTGCATCAACAGGATCCACATGGGGAAAATCTCCTTCTGGTAAATGACATTACTTGAAACCAGGCATGCtgcattttcagtgtttcttttctctttagaGTCACATACTGCTCATAAAGAAACGACTGAATCAGATCAGTATTTGTCAAGACTTAAAGTGGACCTCACACATCATAAACAGTGACTAACACACAAAATGGCATTTAGTAGCATAATAATATGGGCTTGTTTACTGTGAAGTCACGACATTTCACTTGTCTTGGCCCAGTTGCACCGAACAGGTTAGGTGTGAGAACACCTTTGATTAATCATCCActggtaaaacaaaaacatgcaatgCAACCGCAAACAGCACAgcaacaaatacatttgtacACATTGGAATAAGGACTGTACCTGTGGTCCAAGAAGAGAAACTTCCATTCTAAACTATGCCTGGAGGTGAATTCCTCATTCGGCTCTTCTACAGTGCACATCTCCTGCGAGGGACAGAAGCAAAGTTTAGAATGTATTTAGACATTTTTCTACAActttagtctgtttttttaaacacccaTAGTAAATACAGAGTTATCTGAGTTCATGTTGAGCTGAACATGGAGTCCAAGGAATCAGATTTTAGTGTTTACATTCCTCTTCTCCCATTTCTCTGGTATTACTTTGCCTCACAAGCCTTTACGAAGTTACAGCTTCTCTTTAATTCAGGTTCTGCTGACTCAGTTTCAGTAGTGAATTAatccatgatgatgatgagccaGCGTTTGATTTTATTCCACACTCATGGTCACCCGATTTCCAACAGACTACATAAAATCAACAGTATCTCTTTAACTCAgcaggaagaaaagacaaactgtttttaaacaaagaaaagtggTTGCCAACAGAGGCAGCAGGGGACTGTACACAATGGTTGACAGGAGCCCAAATGTGCTTGCCCGGGGTGTCTGGGCAGCCGTTACTGTCGAGTTGTGTCCTAATTAAAACTACCTTTTTCAAACACTGAGACAGGAAACCGAATGTGTGTCAATCAGATAAAAGGAGAAGTGAGAAACTGTAGAAGGCAGAGTGACTTCTTACCTTGATGAACTGTGGTTTGGCAAGCCTCACGGTAGCTATGAGACACACTCTGTCTTCAAAGGCAGAGTGAAGCGATCGCTGAATCACTCCGTCAAAACCGTTGCGGGTACAGTTAGGCACtggtgacaaacaaaacacagaaaggttTACAGCCAGGAAGTCTGAACTCAAGTTTCAGACAGTTTGTACACAGCAGAATCACTCACCATTATTCAGGGACTTGAAGTTTCCGATGAACTTGACATATTCGTACACAGGGGGCTCTTTGGGGTCGATCGTCCCTCGGAGCATGTGGCAGCAGAACTCTAGCTGATTTTTAGCTGAAAAGATAAGAAGTGAAGAACAAAATTTTCATTTGAGATGGATAAGAAAACTAGTAAATAACATAACTGCATAATCAGATAAATGGAAATGCAAAGATTCCACTTCATCTTCTTTCAGCTGGAAGAGTGGATCATCTGTTGCCATCTTGTCAGCATGGAAATCTGATTCGTTAACCACACATTTGATTATTCACAGGCTTTTTACACCACACGCCCTTCATGGTGCAATCCAccttttttatctgtgtttttaagttaaaaagtCCACttacttttcagatattcaggTGTCAGCGTCTCTCCTTCCATGATATGAGAGGACAGAGCCTTGTACACGTCTGAATGCTCCCCCGCGGGCAGGAAGTTCAACAGGTTCTGATCCACAAGATCAGactgaaacacatgaaatatcCGTAACAATGATCAGTCTTTGAGCCTGTGGCACTGTTGACATGTGGGCATAGTTATAGACTTGTAATACTGACTCTTCACATGATACTCACAGGTAAGTGTTCTAGTAGGGACGTCACACTCTCAGAGACGTAAATGATATTCCCATCAGTCATAATTGCAAGGAAAAATCCATCTAATGCCTGACACAAACGAAATGTACTCTTTTAATTCACTCACATtcctgaaatgaatgaaattaaacagAACATGTATTATTAAAAAGACTTCTGCACTACTGCTCTTTACTTACCTCCAACATCAACTGAGTGAACTCTTCATTACTAAGAAAAGGAGGCTTCCAGTCTTGTCTGATCTCCGTTGACTCTGACTGAGCAGCGATCTCTGATGAAGGagacataaaaacatgtcaacaaacGGATCGAGACTGTGACTCACAAGGCAACAAATCTTCATGACAAACCGCTGATCGGCTCCTCACCCTTGTGCTTGTGCAGGAAGTCGATGCTTTTCTGCAAAATAGTGGACTTGTCCATCTTGCGGGTGTTGCCCGGCAACATGGTGCCCAGCTCCTTGATGAGAACATTGAACTGGTCTCTGCGTTTCTTCTCAGACTTGTTACGGGACACACTGTGGGTTCGGATACAATAGGATCAACAACGCGATTTCTCTTGATAAACTTCTGGCCATTGGTCAAATCTATGTGTTGCATTATTGACACAGGACAACACAATATAGCCCTCCTTGATGTTTGACAGCAGGTAAGTTAGGCGTGTCTTtatatgcaaatacaaaaatCCAGCTTCATGAAACCGAAAAACTGTGTTATATCATGGAGTAGGTTTAATCGACTGTATTGGATCTGAATACAGCCCACAGGGATCTTACCGTTTTGCTTTGTCCTTTTCATCTTCTTCCATTAACCCATCAAAGATACTGCTGTCATCCCTGCAGagcaaacaaaccaacagttgAAGAACATCCTCTGATATGTGTTCTCCAATAATCTCACATGAGTTTTTTAGAGAGTCCCTCctagaatacattttttattttgaggaaaaagcaaaaaacagagaagagaggcaCAATTGTTTTAAATTATGCAACTGCTCTAAATAATTCATCTAGTAAAGAAACAGTGCATATTACAGTGAATACATAgatttttggactgttgattgGAGTGAAAAAGGTGTTTGAAAATGGCATTGAATAGACTACAAGTTTAATGCAACTGAGTAAGAAGTCTGACTCACTGGTCAATGCTCGAGGTCATTTTGTATCCTGTTCAGGGTCGCAGTGTTGGAGAGGGGCCTTTTAATCGTGAGGTAGACATTTGTGAATGAACCTTGGAGAAAAATAGGCCAAATCAAATGTTACAACAGCTTCATCACCTCCGGGTGATTCAAAACTGCACCAAAACCAGATTGTAAAGCCTGAATCTTACCTTACTGACAGCCGAGCCAGTCCTGTGAGAGGATGAGGAAGGTGCTGCTGGACGGGGTCTGGGTGGACACACTGTGGCGATGGTGAAGCGCTGTGGGTCTTCGAGTAGAGTCACGGAAAGTTTCCTCGATTGGAGGGCAGAGAGTTGACAAGATGTCTTTCAGAGTTTTTCGTCTGCTTCGGGTGAGAGTGTCGAACATGGCAGCGACATCTGAGCCTAGAAAAAGTTGGAGAAGCAGATAAGACTCGTCCAGTACCGTTTTATGTAATGTTATCAGTTTGCCCGCATGTGAAGACTGCAGTAGACTGCAGTGTACCAAAATGAGGGTAGCTAAGGAGAAAAGATGGATTCGATTAATTCTATTCACAGCCATGCATATAAACCGTCCAGCCCATCTAATATGAAAGACAGCATGGGACATAGCCAGATGGCCGGCTATCCCCTGATGCACTGTGACGGTCCTTTCTTTAACAGCCGGGCTAAACTCAAAGTGGTGCAGCAGTCAAGCTGAGGGTCTCTACATCCCAAAATGGCACGCATCTTACTGTCCAATTATCCAACTTGATAATTTGGTAATGAGTGaagcaaaaaatacaaaaaggtaAGCACCCGGGATGGGTACAGGAGGTCTGTGTGAGGGAATCTAATGTGATGTGTGACAGTTGAGCTAAAAATGAGAGGCTGTGGACAACAgctttaaatgttgtgtttcaatATATCATTTAAAAGAGGCTATTTGCCATAACTTGCaggaaataattaaaataatcaggGATCATGCATTAATGTAATACTATGACCCGGATACGGCACTGCCACTCAGCTTTGCTTCCAAGTTTTGGATCCATGGAGGTTGTATATTTATAAAACCCACAAGCTAGAAACTTTTTTGTCATGTGCTCCCGGCGGACAATTCTCATTGGTCTGAACAGTAGCCATTTTTGTGGCCGGTGTCTAGTTCTATAAAAGATCTATAGCAGGAGATCTGTGGATTCAAGATCCCAGAGGCAAGAAGTGCCGAACTTTTCCCACCCCGCCTGGCAGGTACTGGCAGAGTAACCATCATGAGTTTCACAAGGCAGCACCTTAGAGGCCATGAATATTTCTAAATCTTTGTTTGACTCGTCTATTATTGAACTCGCCTGTCACACACTGTACCACCCCCTGTCACACTCCCTGCCTTCCCACATCACGCCACCCAACAACACCATAAGCAAATTTTCTACCCATGGGAAACACTGTCTGCAGTCATAGTTTGAGCCCAACACTGACGGACAATGTATAGCCCAACTCTTTTCTCCTTCCGCAGGTATGCCTACAATAGattgtcaaattaaaatgagaAGGCCCGCTGGGTCTCTAGCCTAAATATTTGAcccattttatttcatgaaccAGTTACCGTCAGAACCTGTGTGGGAGGTTTTCTCACCATAATGGCCTATTTATGGTTTGTTGGTGAGAAAATCCCTTCAG includes the following:
- the clocka gene encoding circadian locomoter output cycles protein kaput isoform X3, with the protein product MTSSIDQDDSSIFDGLMEEDEKDKAKRVSRNKSEKKRRDQFNVLIKELGTMLPGNTRKMDKSTILQKSIDFLHKHKEIAAQSESTEIRQDWKPPFLSNEEFTQLMLEALDGFFLAIMTDGNIIYVSESVTSLLEHLPSDLVDQNLLNFLPAGEHSDVYKALSSHIMEGETLTPEYLKTKNQLEFCCHMLRGTIDPKEPPVYEYVKFIGNFKSLNNVPNCTRNGFDGVIQRSLHSAFEDRVCLIATVRLAKPQFIKEMCTVEEPNEEFTSRHSLEWKFLFLDHRAPPIIGYLPFEVLGTSGYDYYHVDDLETLAKCHEHLMQYGKGKSCYYRFLTKGQQWIWLQTHYYITYHQWNSRPEFIVCTHTVVSYAEVRAEQRRELGIEESQPDITVDKQSQDSGSESQLNTSSLKEALERFNHSRTPSASSRKSSHTAVSDPASSQMKLQGDRGTPRRQSVSAVEMTSQRRSSISSQHSMSSQNTGQNLAPSIVSQQQPQQQQQQQPQQQQPQQQPQQQEVQTSSQSMVQFCSQLEAMQNLKEQLEQRTRMIEANIQRQQDELRQIQDELQRVQGQSLQKGAGGLNLGSVQLAQGNAVQQGGTLSMQGQVVSAGPLQNSIQQQHAVQPQSQQQTLLREQSTALSQSQRSSLTLQPQPASLYNTMMIPQQSSTNMVQIATSLAQNAGPNTPAVATFAQDRSAQIRFPAGPQLLTKLVTGQMACGAVMVPTTMFMGQVVTAFAPQQGQTQTISISQQPQQQQQQQQPQQEQQQVQQQSQVTAMQPGQAPLAQQQTQFLQFSSLVAATAPRLLHGNQSTQLILQAAFPLQQQGAFTATTQQQQQQQQQQQQQQQQLQQQQQQQQQQQQQQQKQLQQQKQQLAPHRADSLSDRSASQQQ
- the clocka gene encoding circadian locomoter output cycles protein kaput isoform X2 produces the protein MTSSIDQDDSSIFDGLMEEDEKDKAKRVSRNKSEKKRRDQFNVLIKELGTMLPGNTRKMDKSTILQKSIDFLHKHKEIAAQSESTEIRQDWKPPFLSNEEFTQLMLEALDGFFLAIMTDGNIIYVSESVTSLLEHLPSDLVDQNLLNFLPAGEHSDVYKALSSHIMEGETLTPEYLKTKNQLEFCCHMLRGTIDPKEPPVYEYVKFIGNFKSLNNVPNCTRNGFDGVIQRSLHSAFEDRVCLIATVRLAKPQFIKEMCTVEEPNEEFTSRHSLEWKFLFLDHRAPPIIGYLPFEVLGTSGYDYYHVDDLETLAKCHEHLMQYGKGKSCYYRFLTKGQQWIWLQTHYYITYHQWNSRPEFIVCTHTVVSYAEVRAEQRRELGIEESQPDITVDKSQDSGSESQLNTSSLKEALERFNHSRTPSASSRKSSHTAVSDPASSQMKLQGDRGTPRRQSVSAVEMTSQRRSSISSQHSMSSQNTGQNLAPSIVSQQQPQQQQQQQPQQQQPQQQPQQQEVQTSSQSMVQFCSQLEAMQNLKEQLEQRTRMIEANIQRQQDELRQIQDELQRVQGQSLQMFLQKGAGGLNLGSVQLAQGNAVQQGGTLSMQGQVVSAGPLQNSIQQQHAVQPQSQQQTLLREQSTALSQSQRSSLTLQPQPASLYNTMMIPQQSSTNMVQIATSLAQNAGPNTPAVATFAQDRSAQIRFPAGPQLLTKLVTGQMACGAVMVPTTMFMGQVVTAFAPQQGQTQTISISQQPQQQQQQQQPQQEQQQVQQQSQVTAMQPGQAPLAQQQTQFLQFSSLVAATAPRLLHGNQSTQLILQAAFPLQQQGAFTATTQQQQQQQQQQQQQQQQLQQQQQQQQQQQQQQQKQLQQQKQQLAPHRADSLSDRSASQQQ
- the clocka gene encoding circadian locomoter output cycles protein kaput isoform X1; the protein is MTSSIDQDDSSIFDGLMEEDEKDKAKRVSRNKSEKKRRDQFNVLIKELGTMLPGNTRKMDKSTILQKSIDFLHKHKEIAAQSESTEIRQDWKPPFLSNEEFTQLMLEALDGFFLAIMTDGNIIYVSESVTSLLEHLPSDLVDQNLLNFLPAGEHSDVYKALSSHIMEGETLTPEYLKTKNQLEFCCHMLRGTIDPKEPPVYEYVKFIGNFKSLNNVPNCTRNGFDGVIQRSLHSAFEDRVCLIATVRLAKPQFIKEMCTVEEPNEEFTSRHSLEWKFLFLDHRAPPIIGYLPFEVLGTSGYDYYHVDDLETLAKCHEHLMQYGKGKSCYYRFLTKGQQWIWLQTHYYITYHQWNSRPEFIVCTHTVVSYAEVRAEQRRELGIEESQPDITVDKQSQDSGSESQLNTSSLKEALERFNHSRTPSASSRKSSHTAVSDPASSQMKLQGDRGTPRRQSVSAVEMTSQRRSSISSQHSMSSQNTGQNLAPSIVSQQQPQQQQQQQPQQQQPQQQPQQQEVQTSSQSMVQFCSQLEAMQNLKEQLEQRTRMIEANIQRQQDELRQIQDELQRVQGQSLQMFLQKGAGGLNLGSVQLAQGNAVQQGGTLSMQGQVVSAGPLQNSIQQQHAVQPQSQQQTLLREQSTALSQSQRSSLTLQPQPASLYNTMMIPQQSSTNMVQIATSLAQNAGPNTPAVATFAQDRSAQIRFPAGPQLLTKLVTGQMACGAVMVPTTMFMGQVVTAFAPQQGQTQTISISQQPQQQQQQQQPQQEQQQVQQQSQVTAMQPGQAPLAQQQTQFLQFSSLVAATAPRLLHGNQSTQLILQAAFPLQQQGAFTATTQQQQQQQQQQQQQQQQLQQQQQQQQQQQQQQQKQLQQQKQQLAPHRADSLSDRSASQQQ
- the clocka gene encoding circadian locomoter output cycles protein kaput isoform X6 gives rise to the protein MTSSIDQDDSSIFDGLMEEDEKDKAKRVSRNKSEKKRRDQFNVLIKELGTMLPGNTRKMDKSTILQKSIDFLHKHKEIAAQSESTEIRQDWKPPFLSNEEFTQLMLEALDGFFLAIMTDGNIIYVSESVTSLLEHLPSDLVDQNLLNFLPAGEHSDVYKALSSHIMEGETLTPEYLKTKNQLEFCCHMLRGTIDPKEPPVYEYVKFIGNFKSLNNVPNCTRNGFDGVIQRSLHSAFEDRVCLIATVRLAKPQFIKEMCTVEEPNEEFTSRHSLEWKFLFLDHRAPPIIGYLPFEVLGTSGYDYYHVDDLETLAKCHEHLMQYGKGKSCYYRFLTKGQQWIWLQTHYYITYHQWNSRPEFIVCTHTVVSYAEVRAEQRRELGIEESQPDITVDKSQDSGSESQLNTSSLKEALERFNHSRTPSASSRKSSHTAVSDPASSQMKLQGDRGTPRRQSVSAVEMTSQRRSSISSQHSMSSQNTGQNLAPSIVSQQQPQQQQQQQPQQQQPQQQPQQQEVQTSSQSMVQFCSQLEAMQNLKEQLEQRTRMIEANIQRQQDELRQIQDELQRVQGQSLQMFLQKGAGGLNLGSVQLAQGNAVQQGGTLSMQGQVVSAGPLQNSIQQQHAVQPQSQQQTLLREQSTALSQSQRSSLTLQPQPASLYNTMMIPQQSSTNMVQIATSLAQNAGPNTPAVATFAQDRSAQIRFPAGPQLLTKLVTGQMACGAVMVPTTMFMGQVVTAFAPQQGQTQTISISQQPQQQQQQQQPQQEQQQVQQQSQVTAMQPGQAPLAQQQTQFLQAPRLLHGNQSTQLILQAAFPLQQQGAFTATTQQQQQQQQQQQQQQQQLQQQQQQQQQQQQQQQKQLQQQKQQLAPHRADSLSDRSASQQQ
- the clocka gene encoding circadian locomoter output cycles protein kaput isoform X4, translating into MTSSIDQDDSSIFDGLMEEDEKDKAKRVSRNKSEKKRRDQFNVLIKELGTMLPGNTRKMDKSTILQKSIDFLHKHKEIAAQSESTEIRQDWKPPFLSNEEFTQLMLEALDGFFLAIMTDGNIIYVSESVTSLLEHLPSDLVDQNLLNFLPAGEHSDVYKALSSHIMEGETLTPEYLKTKNQLEFCCHMLRGTIDPKEPPVYEYVKFIGNFKSLNNVPNCTRNGFDGVIQRSLHSAFEDRVCLIATVRLAKPQFIKEMCTVEEPNEEFTSRHSLEWKFLFLDHRAPPIIGYLPFEVLGTSGYDYYHVDDLETLAKCHEHLMQYGKGKSCYYRFLTKGQQWIWLQTHYYITYHQWNSRPEFIVCTHTVVSYAEVRAEQRRELGIEESQPDITVDKQSQDSGSESQLNTSSLKEALERFNHSRTPSASSRKSSHTAVSDPASSQMKLQGDRGTPRRQSVSAVEMTSQRRSSISSQHSMSSQNTGQNLAPSIVSQQQPQQQQQQQPQQQQPQQQPQQQEVQTSSQSMVQFCSQLEAMQNLKEQLEQRTRMIEANIQRQQDELRQIQDELQRVQGQSLQMFLQKGAGGLNLGSVQLAQGNAVQQGGTLSMQGQVVSAGPLQNSIQQQHAVQPQSQQQTLLREQSTALSQSQRSSLTLQPQPASLYNTMMIPQQSSTNMVQIATSLAQNAGPNTPAVATFAQDRSAQIRFPAGPQLLTKLVTGQMACGAVMVPTTMFMGQVVTAFAPQQGQTQTISISQQPQQQQQQQQPQQEQQQVQQQSQVTAMQPGQAPLAQQQTQFLQAPRLLHGNQSTQLILQAAFPLQQQGAFTATTQQQQQQQQQQQQQQQQLQQQQQQQQQQQQQQQKQLQQQKQQLAPHRADSLSDRSASQQQ
- the clocka gene encoding circadian locomoter output cycles protein kaput isoform X5, coding for MTSSIDQDDSSIFDGLMEEDEKDKAKRVSRNKSEKKRRDQFNVLIKELGTMLPGNTRKMDKSTILQKSIDFLHKHKEIAAQSESTEIRQDWKPPFLSNEEFTQLMLEALDGFFLAIMTDGNIIYVSESVTSLLEHLPSDLVDQNLLNFLPAGEHSDVYKALSSHIMEGETLTPEYLKTKNQLEFCCHMLRGTIDPKEPPVYEYVKFIGNFKSLNNVPNCTRNGFDGVIQRSLHSAFEDRVCLIATVRLAKPQFIKEMCTVEEPNEEFTSRHSLEWKFLFLDHRAPPIIGYLPFEVLGTSGYDYYHVDDLETLAKCHEHLMQYGKGKSCYYRFLTKGQQWIWLQTHYYITYHQWNSRPEFIVCTHTVVSYAEVRAEQRRELGIEESQPDITVDKQSQDSGSESQLNTSSLKEALERFNHSRTPSASSRKSSHTAVSDPASSQMKLQGDRGTPRRQSVSAVEMTSQRRSSISSQHSMSSQNTGQNLAPSIVSQQQPQQQQQQQPQQQQPQQQPQQQEVQTSSQSMVQFCSQLEAMQNLKEQLEQRTRMIEANIQRQQDELRQIQDELQRVQGQSLQMFLQKGAGGLNLGSVQLAQGNAVQQGGTLSMQGQVVSAGPLQNSIQQQHAVQPQSQQQTLLREQSTALSQSQRSSLTLQPQPASLYNTMMIPQQSSTNMVQIATSLAQNAGPNTPAVATFAQDRSAQIRFPAGPQLLTKLVTGQMACGAVMVPTTMFMGQVVTAFAPQQGQTQTISISQQPQQQQQQQQPQQEQQQAPRLLHGNQSTQLILQAAFPLQQQGAFTATTQQQQQQQQQQQQQQQQLQQQQQQQQQQQQQQQKQLQQQKQQLAPHRADSLSDRSASQQQ